One Fusarium poae strain DAOMC 252244 chromosome 4, whole genome shotgun sequence DNA window includes the following coding sequences:
- a CDS encoding hypothetical protein (TransMembrane:8 (o12-30i281-300o306-327i383-406o806-831i876-898o904-927i1003-1023o)~BUSCO:740at5125) — protein MYYLSFKTSSISIFQIAHLVLEALAILAIGNMPLRNPFWGSLDIGNTKVPPSNQVRSPEDNLTLFQFWTMKWVNPLSKVAGQREIAVGDVWQLPYEFQHWRLYMAFRTLKGKLLPCLIEANGLDLFISTFAAVVERVAEVSNLRLTSKLYQALDKGDPAEAGLWCMVILSIDTIRQIARTSSGWYSRKAYERSRGETFIGLFGKLLTRAVPGSEMTEKDPSTTEENDTSNSSGKFSKFFQQCRGRKKQKTTVSQPSQDQQASNAKVVNLIRGDTYEISQRFWEFARVVATPIKVIVTIYYLIDIMGWPSCVGFGFMVIFITCNSFLVRQVIKLERQRTAHSDRRAQAVAHFVEASRPLKLNGWTSSWRDRILRFRDVEMRKRLHISIVNAAISTINVFGGAVYPFASICLYTLILGRGLPNDVIWPSLQLFAQLEASTREAFDLISAVWKCTIPVERVNRYMSEPDRDQDAFSGSQDRDIEFVNASFSRPATDHLVLQDLTLKFSTGLNVIRGKVGSGKSSLLLAILNELEHRSGVFSRADEPIAYAQQLPWLQNKTIRDNILFHEPFDQERYRSVLSACALLPDLMTFPIGDKTKLEEAGIGLSGGQKARVALARAVYSKCRILLLDDPLAALDHDTASYIVQHFLRGPLAQGRNIILVTHRDDLVLKHADQVVDIKDGYAHVLTQEQLKQELEHPHHVNSGAIDVQQHETSQDHTSEDTPGSKDVPEQVTETGAIPLTIYQKYMSAGGWHLWISLALFYGLSRYCDISRARLLEAWGHESAGLEGIVASNYWGLPNPSQHPRPWLYVLAGLSIAQVVAFAAAQVLLASISIRAAKFLFKIAIDRVSKASFRYHDTTPTGQLKNRLISDMGMVDGGILAPLESFVYNMIALALSLFAIMTHQIFLVLIIFVVGILFSYFYSIYVPASRSLRRMEMRYLTPIISNIGVMQDGLVTIRALKVEERFQDKHLEAVDDFQKHDHFFWSMTFWLDFRLGMSSAIMRTILVLSMVYMGTPASAVGFVLTQTNIAMVAVQQLCEKFAALQLDAVSLERVDALNRVPEEPSGDIEPPQDWPRPCDSVRFDSMSFKYAEDLPSVLDDVSFEIPGGSTCAVLGRTGSGKSTIANALLATQAPASGSVTIGSINLAQVNRTALRHRVTFIQQDPILFPGSLRDNIDPETKFSEQECTNAIHRVLGEDWTLDSRIDAGGKNLSQGQRQLVGICRAVLRRSGLVILDEATASIDRGTAATVQRILRQELKESTVITIAHRLEAVQDATWCLRLDRGRVVECGPARNLGETA, from the coding sequence ATGTACTACCTCAGCTTCAAGACTAGCTCGATCAGCATCTTTCAGATTGCGCACCTTGTTCTCGAAGCTCTGGCTATCTTGGCCATTGGAAACATGCCTCTTCGCAATCCATTCTGGGGCTCACTGGATATCGGCAACACCAAAGTTCCTCCATCGAACCAAGTTCGCAGTCCCGAAGATAACCTCACGCTCTTTCAGTTCTGGACCATGAAATGGGTAAATCCTCTTTCCAAAGTCGCCGGCCAGCGTGAAATCGCCGTGGGAGACGTGTGGCAGTTACCATATGAGTTTCAGCACTGGAGACTTTACATGGCTTTCCGCACTCTCAAGGGTAAACTTCTCCCATGTCTCATCGAGGCCAACGGGTTGGATCTTTTTATATCGACTTTTGCAGCTGTCGTTGAACGTGTCGCTGAAGTCTCCAACCTTCGTCTCACGAGTAAACTGTACCAGGCTCTTGATAAGGGTGATCCCGCAGAGGCTGGTCTCTGGTGTATGGTTATACTCTCCATCGACACTATTCGTCAGATTGCAAGAACGTCTTCGGGATGGTATTCGCGCAAAGCATACGAAAGGAGTCGCGGAGAGACTTTTATCGGTCTATTCGGGAAACTTCTTACAAGAGCTGTACCAGGATCTGAAATGACAGAGAAAGATCCTTCGACTACTGAAGAAAACGACACTTCAAACAGTTCTGGAAAATTCTCTAAATTCTTTCAACAATGCCGCGGACggaaaaagcaaaagacAACAGTGTCACAACCATCTCAAGACCAGCAAGCTTCCAACGCAAAAGTCGTCAACCTCATCCGCGGTGATACCTACGAGATATCCCAACGATTCTGGGAATTCGCACGCGTTGTCGCCACACCTATCAAAGTTATTGTGACTATCTACTACCTTATCGACATAATGGGCTGGCCTTCTTGTGTGGGCTTTGGTTTCATGGTCATCTTTATTACCTGCAACTCTTTTCTTGTCAGACAGGTTATTAAGCTAGAGCGTCAAAGAACAGCACATTCTGATCGACGAGCTCAAGCTGTTGCGCACTTTGTCGAGGCTAGTCGCCCGCTTAAGCTCAACGGATGGACATCGTCGTGGCGTGATAGGATTTTACGGTTTAGGGATGTTGAGATGAGAAAGAGACTTCATATCTCAATTGTCAATGCGGCCATTTCGACGATTAATGTCTTTGGTGGTGCCGTCTATCCTTTCGCGAGTATTTGTCTGTACACGCTTATTTTGGGTCGTGGTCTACCAAACGATGTCATCTGGCCTTCTCTTCAACTATTTGCCCAGCTTGAGGCGAGTACGAGAGAAGCTTTCGATCTTATCTCTGCAGTTTGGAAGTGCACTATTCCTGTTGAGCGTGTCAACAGATACATGTCTGAACCAGACAGAGACCAAGATGCTTTCAGCGGCTCACAAGATCGCGATATCGAATTCGTCAATGCTTCATTCTCTCGTCCTGCCACCGACCATCTCGTTCTTCAAGACCTTACTCTCAAATTCTCAACGGGACTCAACGTCATCCGAGGAAAAGTCGGTTCTGGAAAGTCAAGTCTGTTGCTCGCTATTCTCAACGAGTTGGAACATCGCAGTGGAGTATTTTCACGAGCTGATGAGCCGATTGCCTACGCACAGCAACTCCCCTGGTTACAGAACAAAACTATCAGAGACAACATTCTTTTCCATGAACCTTTTGACCAAGAGCGTTATCGAAGTGTTCTCAGCGCATGCGCTTTACTTCCAGATCTTATGACGTTTCCTATTGGCGATAAGACGAAACTTGAGGAAGCGGGTATTGGTCTCTCGGGAGGTCAAAAGGCGCGTGTTGCTCTGGCACGAGCTGTGTACAGCAAATGTCGCATTTTGTTATTGGACGATCCCCTTGCGGCTTTGGATCATGATACTGCGAGTTATATCGTCCAGCACTTCCTCCGCGGTCCTCTCGCCCAGGGTCGAAACATTATCCTCGTCACACATCGGGATGATTTAGTTCTTAAACACGCTGATCAAGTCGTTGATATCAAAGACGGTTATGCACATGTCTTGACGCAAGAACAGCTAAAACAAGAACTAGAACATCCTCACCACGTCAACTCTGGTGCTATTGATGTCCAGCAACATGAGACTTCACAGGATCATACCTCTGAAGATACCCCAGGCTCCAAAGACGTTCCTGAGCAGGTCACAGAGACGGGAGCCATTCCATTGACTATTTACCAAAAGTACATGAGTGCAGGTGGCTGGCATCTGTGGATTTCTCTAGCTTTGTTCTATGGTCTATCTCGATACTGCGATATCTCCCGTGCTCGTCTTCTTGAAGCTTGGGGTCATGAATCTGCAGGTCTTGAAGGGATTGTTGCGAGTAACTACTGGGGTCTTCCTAACCCAAGCCAGCATCCTCGACCGTGGTTGTACGTTCTAGCTGGACTTTCAATCGCCCAGGTTGTAGCATTTGCAGCCGCTCAAGTCCTCCTGGCGTCCATCAGTATCCGCGCAGCTAAATTTCTCTTCAAAATCGCCATTGACAGGGTTAGCAAGGCATCTTTCCGGTACCATGATACCACGCCAACAGGTCAGCTAAAGAACCGCCTCATTTCCGACATGGGTATGGTCGACGGTGGTATTCTCGCGCCGCTGGAATCATTCGTATATAACATGATTGCTCTCGCTCTGAGTCTCTTTGCAATCATGACGCACCAGATATTTCTGGTACTGATCATCTTTGTCGTCGGAATTCTGTTTTCGtacttttatagtatatacgTCCCGGCCTCGCGCTCTCTCCGCCGAATGGAGATGCGTTACCTGACACCCATTATCTCCAACATTGGAGTCATGCAGGATGGCCTAGTCACTATTCGTGCTCTCAAGGTTGAAGAACGTTTCCAGGATAAGCACTTGGAGGCAGTCGATGACTTTCAGAAGCACGACCATTTCTTCTGGAGTATGACTTTCTGGCTCGACTTTCGACTTGGTATGTCTTCAGCCATCATGCGGAccattcttgttctttccatGGTATATATGGGCACTCCTGCCAGCGCGGTCGGTTTCGTCCTCACGCAGACCAACATCGCCATGGTCGCTGTTCAACAACTCTGCGAGAAATTTGCTGCGCTGCAATTAGATGCCGTATCGCTTGAACGAGTAGACGCGTTGAACCGTGTCCCAGAGGAACCAAGTGGTGATATTGAACCACCCCAAGACTGGCCCAGACCATGCGACAGCGTTCGCTTCGATTCCATGTCGTTCAAGTACGCTGAAGATCTCCCATCCGTGCTGGACGACGTCTCATTCGAAATCCCCGGTGGTTCAACATGTGCCGTGCTTGGCCGAACAGGATCCGGTAAATCAACCATCGCCAACGCCCTCCTCGCGACACAAGCACCAGCTTCAGGCTCCGTAACGATAGGAAGCATCAACCTCGCACAAGTCAACCGTACAGCACTTCGCCATCGGGTGACATTTATCCAACAAGACCCGATTCTATTCCCCGGCTCACTTCGCGACAATATCGACCCAGAGACCAAATTCTCCGAACAAGAATGCACAAACGCCATTCATCGTGTTCTAGGTGAAGACTGGACCCTCGACTCACGCATCGACGCGGGAGGTAAGAACCTAAGTCAGGGACAACGACAACTGGTGGGTATCTGTAGAGCTGTGCTGCGACGAAGCGGGCTTGTTATTCTTGATGAGGCGACGGCGTCTATAGATCGGGGCACTGCGGCGACTGTGCAGAGGATCTTGAGGCAGGAACTCAAGGAGAGTACTGTGATTACAATTGCGCATCGTCTTGAGGCTGTGCAGGATGCGACGTGGTGTTTGAGGCTTGATAGAGGGCGGGTTGTTGAGTGTGGTCCGGCGAGGAATTTGGGGGAGACGGCGtag
- a CDS encoding hypothetical protein (SECRETED:SignalP(1-19)), whose translation MFARLLILIFGIAVALCQASYKSQQPYDKFKYWGCATVDAAGFSNPVPLPNGVLTPEMCQAACVDHMFAAVSPNACRCGDDPNAIKAINEGFCNNPCSEDPYSPMCGGGCSEDDSDISNLFVIQNAAIQATESQPELGSPEDQHVPSTVVITVTSRVSFASAALPWQTSSSSGQDQVAPSQPPTVQQLPEIASPLPSSVFVPVDPPATSPGQLLESTTSTVQVPSSLTWLDDEPPTTPVADPDSLSDGSEVLSASQTESPTSEVLVTDTGSVPTPTVSQVGFSEANHFEFPLVITLSELLLIAVMLV comes from the exons ATGTTTGCCCGCCTCCTGATTCTCATCTTTGGCATCGCTGTCGCCCTTTGCCAGGCCTCCTACAAATCGCAGCAGCCGTACGACAAGTTCAAGTACTGGGGGTGTGCCACTGTCGACGCCGCTGGCTTCAGCAACCCCGTTCCGCTTCCCAATGGTGTCTTGACCCCCGAGATGTGCCAGGCTGCTTGTGTCGACCACATGTTTGCCGCCGTATCTCCCAA TGCTTGCCGCTGTGGAGACGATCCCAATGCTATCAAGGCTATCAATGAAGGATTCTGCAATAACCCTTGCTCCGAAGATCCCTACTCTCCCATGTGTGGAGGAGGCTGCTCTGAGGACGACTCTGACATCTCGAACCTGTTTGTCATCCAGAATGCTGCTATTCAAGCCACCGAAAGTCAGCCTGAGTTGGGCAGTCCGGAGGATCAGCATGTACCTTCCACCGTTGTCATTACTGTCACGTCAAGGGTATCATTTGCTTCAGCTGCACTCCCATGGCaaacttcttcatcttctggaCAGGATCAAGTGGCCCCTTCACAGCCACCTACTGTCCAACAACTCCCTGAGATTGCAAGCCCTCTTCCTTCGTCAGTTTTTGTCCCTGTCGACCCTCCTGCTACTTCTCCCGGCCAGCTCCTGGAATCGACCACCTCAACTGTCCAAGTTCCATCCAGCCTCACTTGGCTTGATGATGAGCCTCCCACTACCCCGGTGGCAGACCCAGACTCGCTGTCGGATGGTTCTGAAGTTCTTTCCGCGTCTCAAACAGAGTCTCCCACTAGCGAAGTTCTAGTTACAGACACTGGTTCTGTGCCTACCCCTACCGTCAGTCAAGTGGGTTTCTCGGAGGCAAATCATTTTGAGTTCCCATTGGTCATCACACTGAGTGAACTTCTCCTCATCGCTGTGATGCTCGTTTGA
- a CDS encoding hypothetical protein (BUSCO:37625at5125) yields MASKNGNGKKTPPSAAVNLIAGGGAGMMEALVCHPLDTIKVRMQLSRRARQPGTPKRGFIKTGAAIVAKETPLGLYKGLGAVFTGIVPKMAIRFTSFEKYKQFLADESGAVSGKSVFIAGLAAGVTEAVCVVTPMEVIKIRLQAQHHSMADPLDVPKYRNAAHALYTVVKEEGFSALYRGVSLTALRQGSNQAVNFTAYSYFKDWLKKAQPQYENTNLPNYQTTLCGLVSGAMGPLSNAPIDTIKTRLQRGGAEPGVSAWTRITRITTEMFKQEGFYALYKGITPRIMRVAPGQAVTFTVYEFLKDKMERSKLSLVGGKYEE; encoded by the exons ATGGCTTCAAAGAACGGCAATGGCAAGAAAACGCCGCCCTCAGCGGCTGTTAACCTTATTG ctggtggtggtgctggtaTGATGGAAGCTCTCGTCTGTCATCCCCTCG ACACAATCAAGGTTCGCATGCAGCTTTCAAGGCGTGCCCGCCAACCAGGAACCCCTAAGCGCGGCTTCATCAAAACCGGCGCCGCCATCGTCGCAAAGGAGACGCCCCTCGGTCTGTACAAGGGTCTTGGAGCCGTTTTCACCGGCATCGTTCCCAAAATGGCTATCCGATTCACCTCGTTTGAAAAGTACAAGCAGTTTCTCGCCGACGAGAGTGGTGCTGTTTCTGGCAAGAGCGTCTTTATCGCTGGTCTGGCCGCTGGTGTTACGGAAGCTGTCTGCGTCGTGACGCCTATGGAGGTTATCAAGATCCGTCTTCAAGCACAGCATCACTCCATGGCGGATCCTCTCGATGTTCCCAAGTACCGCAATGCCGCTCATGCGCTTTACACCGttgtcaaggaggagggTTTTAGCGCTTTGTACCGTGGTGTGAGCTTGACAGCACTGAGACAGGGTTCTAACCAGGCTGTCAACTTTACTGCTTACAGCTACTTCAAGGATTGGCTCAAGAAAGCTCAGCCTCAGTACGAGAACACAAACTTGCCCAACTACCAGACTACTCTCTGTGGTCTTGTTTCTGGTGCTATGGGTCCTTTGAGTAACGCTCCTATCGATACTATCAAGACACGTCTGCAACGAGGAGGTGCCGAGCCTGGAGTCAGTGCTTGGACCCGTATTACTCGAATTACTACTGAAATGTTCAA GCAAGAAGGATTTTATGCTTTGTACAAGGGTATTACACCCCGAATTATGCGTGTCGCTCCTGGTCAAGCCGTTACCTTTACAGTCTACGAATTCCTGAAGGATAAGATGGAGAGGAGTAAGCTATCCCTTGTCGGAGGCAAGTATGAGGAGTAA
- a CDS encoding hypothetical protein (SECRETED:SignalP(1-18)~TransMembrane:1 (n4-15c20/21o205-226i)) gives MRSSFLLSAAALCGLSIAHFEVKYPDTIGFKDDDEDKAPCGGFTPDLSQDKLVDFHVGGEAIALRSTHQQGNWLFRVTLDEEADGGWEQVFPIVQQSGLGDFCQPQVTIPEKYVGKKGWVNVVSSAVDGLLYQCIAANFVKGKADAPSECKNASSVKAYFADDDKLSALVDGGSKSEESSTGTATNTGSAASATETQDSGAAPQWSANGVGMITVLSMAFVGGALFI, from the exons ATGCGCTCCTCTTTCCTCCTCTCAGCAGCTGCCCTTTGCGGCCTATCCATCGCCCACTTCGAAGTCAAGTACCCCGACACTATCGGCTTcaaagacgacgacgaagacaaGGCTCCATGCGGTGGTTTCACTCCCGACCTTTCCCAAGATAAGCTCGTCGACTTCCACGTCGGAGGTGAAGCCATTGCTCTTCGTTCCACTCACCAACAAGGCAACTGGCTTTTCAGAGTTACTCTTGACGAAGAAGCCGACGGCGGTTGGGAACAGGTCTTCCCTATCGTTCAACAAAGTGGCCTCGGTGATTTCTGTCAACCTCAGGTCACAATCCCCGAGAAATACGTCGGCAAGAAGGGTTGGGTGAATGTTGTATCTTCAGCAGTTGATGGTCTTCTCTACCAG TGTATTGCTGCCAACTTCGTCAAGGGCAAGGCCGATGCGCCTAGCGAGTGCAAGAATGCATCTTCGGTCAAAGCATATTTCGCCGACGATGATAAACTTTCTGCCCTCGTGGATGGCGGATCTAAATCGGAGGAGTCTTCAACTGGTACGGCCACAAACACTGGTTCAGCGGCGTCTGCTACAGAAACTCAGGATTCGGGTGCGGCGCCGCAGTGGTCAGCCAACGGCGTTGGCATGATTACTGTGTTGTCCATGGCATTCGTTGGAGGCGCTTTGTTTATTTAG
- a CDS encoding hypothetical protein (TransMembrane:6 (i21-43o63-83i95-115o135-152i159-179o185-207i)~BUSCO:12677at5125) → MGHPQYYITTKGLQWATPLPLGRIIILACYWVVVVYMMSWQVAKNDVYYWERIGYRNAWVTLMQFPLVYLLSTKVNLVGFLAGTSHERLNWLHRWVARTMFVTATVHGFHFWTMWVRAEFLEYALEIMPLVKYGLAAWAILLWNVATGIVPIRRLSYEVWVAQHVVTSIVMLWLLYRHIPANARWLLWMSISFLVFDRAMRWILLLWQNVRLRPQGTACQGMKHFGHRVAARVVGPATTVITIKDVHFKWKAGQHIYLWLPRLGLFEAHPYTIACAHKLEGTCCCNSIQLVVRAHAGFSKRIHEYATKNTASELTGFVSGPYGVPPQWDIYETLVLIGASTGASFVVPILESVAAAQRANCTRRVQVVLTARTAQEIEYYVERAEEAGRMVRAKGIAVSIHIAVTGSSNKTQGPVFVSQPESESSRSSDSDDIQPVKGSTGCCCGSGTDEKGCPSDSPCRVEKSISAPELVREYTCRPDIEAMIREPVEQAWGETGVVVCGGREIVARTRNCVGRLSDERAVHKGTGAQGIYLYVEEYSF, encoded by the coding sequence ATGGGCCACCCACAATACTACATCACCACCAAAGGTCTTCAATGGGCTACACCACTACCTCTCGGCCGAATCATCATTCTAGCATGCTACTGGGTCGTTGTCGTCTATATGATGAGCTGGCAAGTAGCAAAAAACGACGTGTACTACTGGGAACGTATCGGTTATCGCAACGCATGGGTCACTCTGATGCAGTTTCCCCTGGTCTACCTATTATCGACAAAAGTCAACCTTGTCGGATTCCTCGCAGGTACCAGCCACGAAAGACTCAACTGGCTACATCGATGGGTTGCGCGCACAATGTTTGTCACCGCAACGGTTCATGGGTTTCATTTCTGGACCATGTGGGTACGTGCTGAATTCCTCGAATACGCCCTCGAGATCATGCCTCTGGTCAAGTATGGACTGGCAGCATGGGCCATTCTCCTTTGGAACGTCGCAACTGGTATTGTGCCTATTCGAAGGCTTTCGTATGAGGTGTGGGTAGCTCAGCATGTTGTCACTAGTATCGTTATGCTGTGGTTGCTCTACAGGCATATTCCCGCCAATGCCCGCTGGCTTCTATGGATGAGTATCTCGTTCCTTGTTTTCGATCGCGCCATGAGATGGATTCTTCTCTTGTGGCAGAATGTTCGTCTGCGACCCCAAGGAACAGCGTGTCAGGGCATGAAGCATTTCGGACATCGTGTGGCTGCTCGGGTTGTTGGACCAGCGACCACCGTAATCACCATCAAGGATGTGCACTTCAAGTGGAAGGCTGGGCAGCACATATATCTCTGGCTTCCACGTCTAGGTCTCTTCGAAGCGCATCCGTATACAATTGCTTGCGCGCACAAGCTCGAGGGAACGTGTTGTTGCAACAGTATACAACTTGTCGTACGCGCCCATGCTGGGTTCTCCAAGCGTATCCACGAGTATGCGACAAAGAACACAGCTTCTGAACTTACAGGTTTCGTATCAGGACCATATGGTGTTCCCCCACAGTGGGACATTTACGAGACGCTCGTACTGATCGGAGCGTCGACGGGAGCGAGTTTTGTTGTTCCCATCCTCGAGAGTGTCGCAGCCGCGCAAAGAGCGAATTGCACACGAAGAGTCCAAGTTGTTCTTACAGCAAGAACAGCGCAAGAAATTGAATATTACGTCGAAAGAGCCGAAGAAGCTGGTCGAATGGTGCGCGCAAAGGGTATCGCGGTCAGCATCCACATCGCAGTTACAGGGTCCAGCAATAAAACACAAGGCCCAGTTTTCGTTTCTCAGCCCGAATCAGAATCGTCAAGATCGAGCGACTCTGACGACATTCAACCCGTCAAGGGATCTACAGGATGTTGTTGCGGCAGCGGCACAGACGAGAAAGGGTGTCCGAGCGATTCACCGTGTCGCGTGGAAAAGTCCATCTCGGCGCCAGAGCTTGTTCGGGAATATACGTGCCGCCCAGATATCGAGGCCATGATTCGAGAACCAGTAGAGCAAGCTTGGGGGGAGACAGGGGTTGTCGTTTGTGGTGGACGTGAGATTGTGGCGCGGACGAGGAATTGTGTTGGTCGTTTGAGTGATGAAAGAGCTGTACATAAAGGAACTGGTGCGCAGGGTATATATCTCTACGTGGAGGAGTATTCATTCTAG
- a CDS encoding hypothetical protein (TransMembrane:10 (i47-66o78-97i118-141o147-166i178-205o217-239i251-273o293-311i323-342o348-369i)), producing the protein MSNTDSPPHTKEYPSTHDPENNIQPTENTEEKESSSAFKALGWLDRLLAVWILLAMIIGILLGNFVPSTGAALEKGKFVGVSVPIAVGLLVMMYPILCKVRYESLHEIFSQRDVWKQILFSIFINWIVAPFLMLGLAWAFLPDKPELRVGLILVGLARCIAMVLIWNGLAGGDNEYCAILVAINSILQMALYAPMAIFFISIISGEEGHLEVSYSTVATSVAVFLGIPLAAAIITRFSLRKLAGPEWYERVFIRIISPWSLIGLLYTILILFASQGHQVVHQIVSVVRVAAPLIVYFVVIFFATLFISRRAGFGYPLSTTQSFTAASNNFELAIAVAITGFGPSSDQALAATVGPLIEVPVLLGLVYLLRWVSDRWNWKI; encoded by the exons ATGTCGAATACCGATTCTCCTCCACATACAAAAGAGTACCCTTCTACTCACGACCCAGAGAATAACATACAACCAACAGAAAACActgaagagaaggaaagctCTTCAGCTTTCAAGGCTCTGGGATGGCTTGACCGTTTACTCGCAGTATGGATTCTTCTCGCAATGATTATTGGTATCCTGTTGGGTAACTTTGTCCCTTCTACTGGTGCTGCTTTGGAAAAGGGTAAATTCGTCGGTGTTTCGGTTCCTATAG CCGTTGGTTTACTCGTCATGATGTATCCCATCTTGTGCAAAGTCCGATATGAAAGTCTCCACGAGATCTTCTCCCAGCGCGACGTCTGGAAACAAATCCTCTTTAGCATCTTTATCAACTGGATTGTTGCACCTTTCTTGATG CTCGGCTTGGCATGGGCCTTCCTCCCAGACAAGCCCGAACTCCGCGTCGGTCTCATCCTCGTTGGCCTTGCACGCTGCATCGCCATGGTGTTGATATGGAACGGCCTCGCCGGCGGTGATAACGAATACTGCGCTATCCTCGTGGCTATAAACTCGATCCTCCAGATGGCTCTGTACGCGCCAATGGcaatcttcttcatcagcatcatcagcgGAGAAGAAGGTCACCTCGAAGTGTCGTATTCGACCGTTGCAACAAGCGTAGCAGTTTTTCTTGGCATTCCTCTCGCTGCAGCCATAATAACTCGTTTCTCCCTGCGCAAGCTAGCTGGCCCCGAGTGGTATGAGCGAGTCTTTATACGCATCATTTCCCCTTGGTCTCTTATCGGTCTGCTATACACCATCCTCATTCTTTTCGCCTCGCAAGGCCATCAAGTAGTTCATCAGATCGTTTCCGTCGTGCGTGTCGCGGCGCCTCTGATCGTTTACTTTGTGGTCATCTTCTTTGCGACACTGTTCATCTCCCGCCGTGCTGGATTTGGATACCCGCTTTCGACAACGCAGAGCTTCACGGCTGCAAGCAATAATTTCGAGCTCGCTATTGCAGTAGCAATCACTGGTTTTGGTCCAAGCAGTGACCAGGCGCTCGCGGCGACGGTTGGACCGTTGATAGAAGTTCCGGTGCTTTTGGGTTTGGTGTATCTGCTTCGCTGGGTCTCTGATCGATGGAACTGGAAGATTTAG
- a CDS encoding hypothetical protein (TransMembrane:4 (o20-40i52-74o94-115i127-149o)), with the protein MPSRRRYHYQARPSRPYALAQAGVRLVAWITSLAAILLLAYVCKEWSSKSQVIIAGAVGCAIAMLNDSWEILAVTDTSFSVPRLVTSRKVLHDLFALALCVGGIIMMWVSNINISSDKKPGQRRQELWLMAALWALIAVVGWRLVFAVWGCVDCTGDARRAAERRQRRRGGRNDPWHQMGIL; encoded by the exons ATGCCCTCGAGGCGGCGGTACCACTACCAGGCGCGGCCTTCAAGGCCTTATGCCCTGGCTCAAGCAGGAGTGAGGTTAGTCGCTTGGATAACCAGCCTCGCCGCCATTTTGCTTCTCGCATACGTCTGCAAAGAATGGTCATCCAAAAGTCAAGTCATAATCGCGGGTGCTGTAGGC TGCGCAATCGCAATGCTCAACGACAGCTGGGAGATTCTAGCCGTGACAGACACCTCATTCTCAGTCCCCAGATTAGTCACATCAAGAAAAGTTCTCCACGACTTATTTGCGCTGGCGCTCTGCGTGGGCGGCATCATAATGATGTGGGtatccaacatcaacatatCCTCCGACAAGAAGCCCGGTCAGAGGAGGCAAGAACTGTGGCTTATGGCTGCACTCTGGGCATTAATCGCAGTAGT TGGCTGGAGATTAGTCTTTGCAGTCTGGGGCTGTGTGGACTGTACTGGTGATGCCAGGCGCGCAGCAGAAAGACGACAAAGACGGCGAGGAGGACGAAATGATCCCTGGCACCAGATGGGAATTTTGTGA